A section of the Acanthopagrus latus isolate v.2019 chromosome 20, fAcaLat1.1, whole genome shotgun sequence genome encodes:
- the hpdl gene encoding 4-hydroxyphenylpyruvate dioxygenase-like protein, whose translation MAAYLSRLHHISLHVSNAEKLANDLVSKFKFNLFAARLTDKSRQLALRKGAAVFVVNERPNRSRESLSEYRHSPDPRRAAAGKHSQDISAGCLYDVSPHSSVDTACNVCFEVRDVERSFNALRHQGCSFLVPPTTVRDESGHVTYSVVRSIVGNVCHTLIDRTKYEGSFLPGFDAIGKDCSLEEEDASCPITHFDHITYACPRKTTQQVMRWYEQLFGFKRFFIDSNEDVKEGFVINQEGIGLRLTAMEYWKCSEAGIALPFVDKKEPDCKFVIAESLPEQGRNQVDTFLEKHRSPGIQHIGLYTKDIVSTAHTMAEAGVQFFSPPCAYYTEVGKQQEIEEAGHDPQMLAQHGILLDTNLHQDPSSQAESRENTKYLLQVFTKPIFAEDTFFLELIERRGATGFGEGNIRALWRSVQAHMEDGRADSQGEGSTKTAQTAQY comes from the exons ATGGCAGCCTACTTGAGCCGGCTGCACCACATTTCGCTCCACGTTTCTAACGCGGAGAAACTGGCAAACGACCTCGTCTCGAAGTTCAAGTTTAACTTGTTCGCTGCCCGACTGACCGACAAGTCCAGGCAGCTGGCTCTGAGGAAAGGAGCCGCGGTGTTCGTCGTGAACGAGAGACCAAACCGGAGCAGAGAGAGTCTGAGTGAATACAGACACTCACCTGATCCACGCCGGGCCGCCGCAGGGAAACACAGCCAGGATATCTCCGCCGGATGTCTGTACGACGTCAGCCCACATTCCTCGGTGGACACTGCGTGCAACGTGTGTTTCGAGGTGCGGGACGTGGAAAGGTCATTCAACGCTCTTCGCCATCAGGGCTGCAGTTTCCTGGTGCCTCCCACGACCGTGCGGGACGAGAGCGGTCATGTCACCTACTCGGTGGTCAGATCTATAGTGGGGAATGTGTGCCACACGCTGATTGACAGGACTAAGTATGAGGGGAGCTTCCTGCCCGGGTTCGACGCGATTGGAAAGGACTGCAGCTTGGAAGAGGAGGACGCGTCTTGTCCGATCACACACTTTGATCACATCACTTATGCATGTCCCAGGAAGACAACCCAGCAGGTCATGAGGTGGTATGAGCAGCTCTTCGGTTTCAAGAGGTTTTTCATTGACAG TAATGAAGATGTGAAGGAAGGCTTTGTCATAAACCAGGAGGGCATTGGTCTACGGCTCACCGCCATGGAGTACTGGAAGTGCAGCGAAGCGGGCATCGCCCTGCCCTTTGTGGACAAAAAAGAGCCCGACTGCAAGTTTGTCATCGCAGAATCTCTGCCTGAGCAAG GCAGGAATCAGGTGGACACCTTCTTGGAGAAGCACAGGTCTCCAGGGATCCAGCACATCGGGCTGTACACGAAGGATATTGTTTCTACTGCACATACGATGGCAGAAGCTGGCGTCcagtttttctcccctccttgTGCCTACTACACCGAG GTTGGGAAACAGCAGGAGATTGAGGAGGCAGGACATGACCCTCAGATGCTGGCGCAGCATGGCATTCTCCTGGACACGAACCTGCACCAGGATCCCTCATCACAGGCAGAatccagagaaaacacaaa ATACCTTCTCCAGGTGTTCACCAAGCCCATCTTCGCCGAGGACACCTTCTTCCTGGAGCTGATAGAGCGAAGGGGAGCGACGGGTTTTGGGGAGGGGAACATCAGGGCGCTGTGGAGGTCGGTGCAGGCGCACATGGAGGACGGGAGGGCGGACTCACAGGGAGAGGGATCCACGAAGACTGCACAAACTGCTCAGTATtag